A genome region from candidate division KSB1 bacterium includes the following:
- a CDS encoding DNA translocase FtsK 4TM domain-containing protein: MTKRKANKNNKKRKHSRQQSFSWDKRQEILGLLLILTGVLVFIALYTYVPTETPAGVSQGYRIENEMGWAGVYLSHYLYRYTIGYPALILPFLVIIWGLNRLLDKDTYHLKRWSLLAALFALFISVAFAWQDLVSAPEHLNPSFEFSGRLGGMLAGVLIALFGDLGSIIVLIGIILLTVLLSTTVSLAQVLSSIETFLIRTWYKLYQFLQTWWSRQQHKKTEQPRIRKRPPAPETAEKPAMPEQVPEADFPPVYRREDKAPDQPDESFEEDEAENDSDETPDLNDTLTCPEFEDQYEKPPLDLLQQAPENQEGISEEALRMNAGLLVEKLKDFGIRAQVVEINPGPVITLYELSLAPGIRVSRIVSLSDDLAMAMRAKRIRIVAPIPGKSTIGIEVPNPVPEVVYIREILSTTLFQNASSPLTFAIGKDISGEPYVADLQKMPHLLIAGATGSGKSVCLNTIINSFLYKATPATVQFLMIDPKRLELSNYAKLYHHHLSYVEGSRKKVATTAKTAIEMLKSAEMEMERRYDVLAAAGVRSVEEYNQKIYDGIYAPEGDDNPQPLPYLVVIVDELADLMLTSSAARDVEEPIARLAQMARAVGIHLILATQRPSVDVITGVIKANFPARIAFQVAQRNDSRIILDMNGAEQLLGRGDMLFMPPASPEAIRLHNAYIGSEEIETVIEHVRHQPCFEKTPLKAFKEESEDFELMYDSDQRDALFENAAHIVVNSGQGSVSIIQRKLKVGYSRAARIIDQLEAAGIVGPFEGSKAREVLLQPDELQGWFQNSEEI, from the coding sequence ATGACGAAACGAAAAGCGAATAAAAATAATAAAAAACGAAAACATTCGCGGCAGCAATCCTTTTCCTGGGATAAACGCCAGGAAATTCTGGGCCTTTTGCTGATCCTCACCGGGGTCCTTGTGTTCATTGCTCTCTATACCTATGTTCCGACAGAAACGCCGGCGGGTGTGAGTCAGGGCTACCGCATTGAAAATGAGATGGGATGGGCCGGTGTCTATTTGTCGCATTACCTGTATCGATACACCATCGGGTATCCTGCGCTCATTTTACCCTTTTTGGTTATCATCTGGGGATTGAACCGATTATTAGACAAGGATACCTATCATCTCAAACGCTGGTCGCTTTTGGCGGCTTTGTTTGCTCTGTTCATCTCTGTGGCTTTTGCCTGGCAGGACCTGGTGTCTGCTCCCGAGCATTTGAATCCATCCTTTGAATTTTCCGGACGTTTGGGAGGGATGCTGGCCGGAGTGTTGATTGCGCTGTTTGGCGACCTGGGCTCTATTATTGTGTTGATCGGGATTATCCTTTTAACGGTCCTGTTAAGCACGACGGTTTCCCTGGCGCAGGTTTTGTCAAGTATCGAGACGTTTTTGATTCGCACCTGGTATAAACTGTATCAATTTCTGCAAACGTGGTGGTCCCGGCAACAGCATAAAAAAACTGAACAGCCCAGGATTCGAAAGCGCCCCCCGGCGCCCGAAACGGCAGAGAAACCCGCGATGCCTGAACAGGTACCGGAAGCGGATTTTCCACCGGTTTACCGCCGTGAGGACAAGGCGCCTGATCAACCTGATGAATCGTTCGAAGAAGACGAGGCAGAAAATGATTCTGATGAGACGCCCGATTTGAACGATACCCTGACTTGCCCTGAATTTGAAGATCAATACGAAAAGCCACCGCTTGACCTGCTGCAGCAGGCGCCTGAAAATCAGGAGGGAATCAGTGAGGAAGCGCTGCGTATGAATGCCGGACTGCTGGTTGAAAAACTAAAGGATTTCGGTATTCGAGCGCAAGTGGTGGAGATTAACCCCGGTCCGGTGATTACCTTGTACGAACTCAGTCTGGCTCCCGGAATCCGTGTGTCCCGCATCGTCTCACTTTCCGATGATCTGGCCATGGCCATGCGCGCCAAACGCATTCGAATTGTCGCGCCGATCCCGGGCAAGTCAACCATTGGAATCGAAGTGCCGAATCCCGTCCCGGAAGTGGTTTATATCCGTGAAATATTATCCACGACTTTGTTTCAAAACGCGAGTTCACCTCTGACGTTTGCCATCGGAAAAGATATTTCCGGGGAACCCTATGTTGCCGATCTGCAGAAAATGCCGCATCTTTTGATCGCCGGAGCGACCGGTTCCGGTAAAAGTGTTTGTTTGAACACCATTATCAACAGCTTTTTATACAAAGCCACACCGGCCACGGTGCAGTTTTTAATGATTGATCCCAAACGGCTCGAATTGTCCAATTATGCCAAATTGTATCATCATCATCTTTCCTATGTGGAAGGCTCCAGGAAAAAAGTGGCAACCACCGCCAAAACCGCCATTGAAATGCTAAAATCAGCGGAAATGGAGATGGAACGGCGTTATGATGTTCTTGCTGCAGCAGGTGTGCGCAGCGTGGAAGAGTACAACCAAAAAATCTATGACGGCATCTATGCGCCTGAAGGGGACGACAATCCGCAGCCGCTGCCTTATCTGGTCGTGATTGTTGACGAGCTGGCGGATTTGATGCTGACCTCGTCCGCTGCCAGGGATGTAGAGGAACCCATCGCCCGTCTCGCCCAAATGGCGCGCGCTGTGGGGATTCATCTTATTTTGGCCACCCAACGGCCGTCTGTTGATGTGATCACCGGAGTGATCAAGGCCAACTTTCCGGCCCGCATTGCATTCCAGGTGGCGCAGCGCAACGACTCACGGATTATCCTGGATATGAACGGCGCGGAACAGCTGCTGGGACGCGGCGATATGCTGTTTATGCCGCCGGCCAGTCCGGAAGCCATTCGTTTGCACAATGCCTATATCGGCTCTGAAGAAATAGAGACCGTCATAGAGCATGTTCGTCATCAACCCTGTTTTGAAAAAACACCCCTCAAGGCGTTCAAAGAGGAATCGGAAGATTTTGAATTGATGTATGACAGCGACCAGCGGGACGCCCTGTTTGAAAATGCCGCTCATATTGTGGTCAACAGCGGACAGGGTTCGGTCTCGATCATCCAGAGAAAACTCAAAGTGGGCTACTCCAGAGCGGCGCGTATCATTGATCAACTGGAAGCGGCGGGGATTGTAGGGCCGTTTGAAGGAAGCAAGGCAAGGGAAGTTTTGCTGCAACCGGACGAATTACAGGGCTGGTTTCAAAATTCAGAAGAAATTTAA
- a CDS encoding SLBB domain-containing protein: protein MRRLYPAFYSVILLAIISSASAQISPGSGQAAAQYFLGDQDQVLMAVNVWGFVNKPGQYMVPLETDLVSLLSYAGGPQEDARIKGIKLVRSIQDSSVVFEIDVNHFVNHGDLDNNPVLRPGDTIVVSGTTFHLISKIFDLTWRVATIVQAVYFAQWYSQRD from the coding sequence ATGCGACGACTCTATCCTGCATTCTATAGTGTTATCCTGTTAGCCATAATCTCGTCAGCATCCGCACAAATTAGTCCCGGATCCGGCCAGGCCGCTGCCCAGTATTTTCTGGGCGATCAGGATCAGGTTTTGATGGCGGTCAATGTGTGGGGCTTTGTGAACAAGCCGGGTCAATACATGGTTCCCCTTGAAACCGATCTGGTGTCTCTGCTCTCCTATGCGGGAGGTCCGCAGGAAGATGCGCGCATTAAAGGAATTAAACTGGTGCGTTCCATACAAGACTCGAGCGTTGTATTTGAAATCGATGTCAATCATTTTGTCAACCACGGCGATCTTGACAATAATCCCGTACTGCGTCCGGGAGATACCATTGTGGTGTCCGGAACCACCTTTCATTTGATCAGCAAGATATTTGATCTGACCTGGAGAGTGGCCACGATTGTTCAGGCTGTCTATTTTGCGCAATGGTATTCCCAGCGGGATTAA
- a CDS encoding polysaccharide biosynthesis tyrosine autokinase, with translation MNSYSQKTPENGNGNGRNAPFFSETPESEIHLRDYLRVFSRGKWIIAACFILVMVITVWVTFTTEPVYQANVRLMLEEKAGMGESLFDFTSMMKKETMLNNQVEILNSRSLSEDVVRELVRHPDSELLVDALWPEGDKGLLSFLSTLRSGETDTLSEQEKFDARVNSFREGHLNVKLIRETDVIDVEVQAQHPVAASIAANTVFSVYKRMNREESQAEVREVSRFLREQLSRYEDELQSSEQNLKQYQESANVIALDRETEELVKKIAEFESLYNEAKTEYQSAQQRLAYIDKKLGQQNKKIDMETISSKPYLEELKRQIAEKEARLAMFLSDAINKGRAESVYTQKEVDRLTRQIDAIKNQFKEEVMKIAAAEFIDPSVMAGSLVTSKIEIETEIQALQPKVSAFERILERYNNELESLPEKKLRLARLERQAQVSEKIYIMLQEKYQESRITEVGQLGNVRVIDPAKPPRNPIKPKKKLNLLLGAMLGLGLGVGIAFFREYMDDSINNLEELEAMNLTLVSMIPYIKPEHNEGAPFTLKNADPEVQNVNERLVTHLRPKSPVSEAYRSLRTNLIFSAADQPRKTILMTSSGPREGKSTTVSNLAITFAQMGTKTLLIDADLRRPMLYKLFRLNKEPGLTNVLIGKSTLSDAVQTVNGLSNLDFLMCGTLPPNPAELLGSEKMRHLLEEAKQSYDMALIDCPPVIAVTDPTLLSNQVDGVLLVVKSGEVQRQALDMAVKQLRRVEAPLVGVVMNSVKTTNFYNSSYYYQYYHYYDTDRKKQKSRRRKRTHPA, from the coding sequence ATGAATAGCTATTCCCAAAAAACGCCGGAAAACGGCAACGGCAATGGAAGAAATGCCCCGTTTTTCAGTGAAACACCGGAAAGCGAGATCCATCTGCGGGATTACCTGCGTGTGTTTTCGCGCGGCAAATGGATTATCGCGGCGTGTTTTATACTCGTGATGGTGATTACCGTATGGGTGACGTTCACGACCGAACCGGTCTATCAGGCCAATGTCCGTTTGATGCTGGAGGAAAAAGCGGGTATGGGCGAATCCTTGTTTGATTTCACCAGCATGATGAAAAAAGAGACCATGCTCAACAATCAGGTAGAGATCCTGAACAGCCGTTCACTGTCGGAGGATGTGGTGCGCGAACTCGTGCGCCATCCGGATTCAGAATTGTTGGTCGACGCCCTGTGGCCGGAGGGAGATAAAGGGCTTTTATCGTTCTTGTCCACGTTGCGGTCCGGAGAGACGGATACATTGTCGGAACAGGAAAAATTTGATGCGCGGGTGAATTCGTTTCGAGAAGGACATCTCAATGTAAAATTAATCCGGGAAACGGATGTTATTGATGTAGAGGTGCAGGCGCAGCACCCGGTTGCAGCCTCCATTGCCGCCAATACGGTGTTTTCCGTTTACAAGCGCATGAACCGGGAGGAGAGTCAGGCCGAAGTGCGTGAAGTGTCGCGCTTTTTACGTGAACAGCTGAGCCGGTACGAAGATGAACTGCAGAGTTCCGAGCAAAACCTGAAACAATATCAGGAATCCGCCAATGTCATTGCGCTGGACCGGGAAACCGAAGAGCTGGTGAAAAAAATCGCCGAGTTTGAATCTCTCTATAATGAAGCCAAAACCGAGTACCAGTCGGCGCAGCAGCGTCTTGCCTATATTGACAAAAAACTGGGACAGCAGAACAAAAAAATTGATATGGAAACGATTTCTTCCAAACCCTATCTGGAAGAACTGAAACGGCAAATTGCTGAAAAAGAAGCCAGACTGGCCATGTTTTTATCCGACGCCATTAACAAAGGACGCGCCGAGTCGGTTTACACACAAAAGGAAGTGGATCGGCTGACCCGGCAGATCGATGCTATCAAAAACCAGTTCAAGGAAGAAGTGATGAAAATTGCGGCCGCTGAATTCATTGATCCTTCAGTGATGGCGGGGTCGCTGGTCACCAGTAAAATCGAGATCGAAACGGAAATTCAGGCCCTGCAACCCAAAGTGTCGGCTTTTGAGCGTATTCTCGAACGCTATAACAACGAACTGGAATCCCTGCCGGAAAAAAAGCTGAGACTGGCGCGTCTGGAACGCCAGGCCCAGGTGTCCGAAAAGATTTATATTATGCTGCAGGAAAAATATCAGGAATCGCGCATTACCGAAGTCGGGCAGCTGGGCAATGTCCGGGTCATTGATCCGGCCAAACCGCCGCGCAATCCGATTAAACCGAAAAAGAAACTCAATCTGCTGCTCGGCGCCATGCTGGGACTGGGACTGGGCGTGGGAATCGCCTTTTTCCGCGAGTATATGGACGACAGTATCAATAATCTTGAAGAACTGGAAGCCATGAATCTGACCCTGGTCAGTATGATTCCCTATATCAAGCCCGAGCATAACGAAGGCGCGCCGTTTACTTTGAAAAATGCCGATCCGGAAGTGCAGAATGTGAACGAGCGGCTGGTCACGCATCTGCGCCCCAAATCACCGGTGTCCGAGGCTTATCGTTCTCTGCGCACCAATCTGATATTCTCCGCGGCGGATCAGCCGCGCAAGACGATCCTGATGACGAGCAGCGGTCCGCGTGAAGGCAAGTCCACCACGGTTTCCAATCTTGCCATTACCTTTGCGCAAATGGGCACAAAAACATTGCTGATCGATGCGGATTTGCGCCGGCCGATGTTGTATAAATTATTCAGACTCAATAAAGAACCCGGATTGACCAATGTTTTAATCGGAAAATCCACCTTGTCGGATGCTGTACAGACTGTCAATGGATTGTCAAATCTGGACTTTTTAATGTGCGGCACCCTGCCGCCGAATCCGGCTGAACTGCTCGGGTCGGAAAAGATGCGTCATCTGCTTGAGGAGGCCAAACAGAGTTACGACATGGCGCTGATCGATTGTCCGCCTGTGATTGCCGTGACGGATCCGACTCTGTTAAGCAATCAGGTGGACGGTGTGTTGCTGGTGGTCAAAAGCGGCGAAGTCCAGCGCCAGGCGCTGGATATGGCGGTTAAACAATTGCGGCGTGTTGAAGCGCCGCTTGTCGGTGTTGTCATGAACAGTGTCAAAACCACAAACTTTTACAACTCTTCTTACTATTATCAATACTATCACTATTACGATACCGACCGGAAAAAGCAAAAGAGCAGACGGCGAAAACGAACACACCCCGCATGA
- a CDS encoding 2-phosphosulfolactate phosphatase: MRTVRLLETAKSAETFSYHDSIAVVIDVLRATSTMVTALMNGAKEVIPVKTVEQAREQAKELQGHHSLLCGERKGLPIEGFDLGNSPLEYTPLKVRDKTIILTTSNGTRALASVSHVSEVFLLSFLNMGASVHRLTESDKNIHLICAGSGGHPSVEDLGCAAFLIHKLLQFDDKLLLSELAEKWLKLSKKYFNHLGTLLKNSSHGEYLVNLGFQADLNYCAMLNITDIVPRLSYNRVIHESKLDAGTHDETKSE; encoded by the coding sequence ATGCGCACGGTCAGACTCTTGGAAACCGCGAAAAGCGCGGAAACATTCTCTTATCATGATTCAATCGCTGTTGTGATCGATGTTCTGCGCGCTACGTCTACAATGGTGACGGCGCTAATGAATGGCGCGAAAGAGGTGATCCCGGTGAAAACCGTGGAACAGGCACGGGAACAAGCCAAAGAACTGCAAGGGCATCACTCCCTTTTATGCGGAGAGCGTAAAGGACTGCCGATTGAAGGATTTGATCTGGGCAATTCACCGCTGGAATACACCCCCCTGAAAGTACGGGATAAAACGATTATTCTCACAACCAGCAACGGAACGCGCGCGCTTGCGAGTGTCTCGCATGTCAGTGAGGTCTTTTTGCTGTCTTTTTTAAATATGGGAGCCAGTGTCCATCGATTAACGGAAAGCGACAAAAATATTCATCTGATCTGCGCCGGCTCCGGCGGTCACCCCTCTGTTGAGGATTTGGGCTGTGCCGCTTTTTTGATCCACAAACTGCTGCAATTCGATGACAAGCTGCTTCTCAGTGAACTCGCTGAAAAATGGTTGAAATTATCAAAGAAATATTTTAATCATCTCGGCACGCTGCTGAAAAACAGTTCGCATGGAGAATATCTGGTAAATCTTGGATTCCAGGCCGATTTGAATTATTGCGCAATGTTGAATATCACGGATATTGTACCCCGCTTGTCTTATAATCGGGTTATTCATGAATCAAAACTGGATGCAGGAACGCATGACGAAACGAAAAGCGAATAA
- a CDS encoding UpxY family transcription antiterminator encodes MIPQRQEMWYAFVTRPRHEKKVKLELDEAGIENFLPLRKTLNQWKDRKRWVEAPLFSSYIFCHIPFVYRYEVIKVPSVARIISFKDKPTPVRDEEIYAIKMLLEQNVDVQVQNGLDIGEHVRIGSGLLMGYEGQVVEARGVYYFAIQIECIGKTVLVDIRNVKIERCA; translated from the coding sequence ATGATACCGCAGAGACAGGAAATGTGGTACGCGTTTGTGACGCGTCCGCGGCATGAAAAAAAGGTCAAACTGGAACTGGACGAGGCAGGGATTGAAAATTTTTTGCCCCTGCGTAAAACCTTGAATCAATGGAAAGACCGCAAAAGATGGGTAGAGGCGCCCTTGTTTTCAAGTTATATCTTTTGTCACATCCCGTTTGTCTATCGTTATGAGGTGATCAAGGTGCCCAGTGTGGCGCGTATTATCAGTTTTAAAGACAAACCCACTCCGGTCCGCGATGAAGAAATCTATGCCATTAAAATGCTGTTGGAACAGAATGTCGATGTGCAGGTGCAAAATGGCCTGGATATTGGCGAGCATGTACGCATTGGCAGCGGTTTGTTGATGGGATATGAAGGCCAGGTCGTTGAGGCCAGGGGTGTGTATTATTTTGCGATTCAAATCGAATGCATCGGAAAAACGGTTCTGGTCGATATCCGAAACGTTAAAATTGAACGTTGCGCTTGA
- a CDS encoding outer membrane lipoprotein carrier protein LolA, whose product MLAIVVKTYILWVLVLGANALQGKDETPRDVLKSVRDTYQSFETVCAEYTQTFHWTLANETRQITGKICTRNGKKFRINTSDQLIVTDGKTLWTVNKMNDQVLIDDATGEQDNPFLKSFYDTYLEHYSADFCSGDSEFLCIVLTAEQQGEFNQTVRLWVDKKNMIRKIERTDINNNRTVFDIQSIETDITLPAETFVYEPDANQEIIDLR is encoded by the coding sequence ATGCTTGCAATCGTCGTAAAAACATATATATTATGGGTGTTGGTCCTGGGGGCGAACGCGCTTCAGGGAAAAGATGAGACCCCTCGGGATGTTTTAAAATCCGTACGCGATACGTATCAGTCATTTGAAACCGTCTGCGCTGAATATACCCAGACGTTCCACTGGACATTGGCCAACGAAACCCGCCAGATAACAGGAAAGATTTGCACCCGGAACGGAAAGAAATTTCGAATTAATACATCGGACCAGTTGATTGTAACGGACGGTAAAACCCTCTGGACGGTCAACAAGATGAATGATCAGGTTCTGATTGATGATGCGACCGGTGAACAGGATAATCCGTTCTTGAAAAGCTTTTATGATACTTATCTGGAGCATTATTCAGCGGATTTTTGCTCCGGGGACAGTGAGTTTTTATGTATAGTATTAACAGCAGAGCAACAGGGTGAGTTTAATCAAACAGTCAGGCTCTGGGTGGATAAAAAGAACATGATTCGTAAAATAGAAAGAACCGATATCAATAACAACCGAACCGTGTTTGATATTCAATCGATCGAGACGGATATAACGCTTCCGGCAGAGACGTTTGTCTACGAACCGGACGCAAATCAGGAGATCATTGATCTCAGATAA
- the gcvT gene encoding glycine cleavage system aminomethyltransferase GcvT produces MSLKKTGLYEIHEKMGAKLVDFAGYAMPVQYQGIQQEHRRVRSTVGLFDVSHMGEFFVYGEQAFEFLQKLTVNDVGKLSVYQAHYTAMCYPDGGIVDDLLVYRAPDHYVMVVNASNIEKDWEWAETHLLPQVKLTNKSDELSLLALQGPESEKVLQPLTKLDLSEIKFYWFDYATVAGIDVLVSKTGYTGEPGFELMFPREHSETVWNALMESGKPYDIAPIGLGARDTLRLEMKMCLYGNDIDQTTHPLEAGLGWITKLDKGDFIGRDALRRVKQEGITRKLVAFECKGKAFPRPGYDIIKDGDTVGSVTSGTFSPMLKKGIGMGYVPAEYAKAGTPLSIKIRNNLTDAEIIKPPFYQK; encoded by the coding sequence ATGTCATTGAAAAAAACCGGTCTTTATGAGATTCATGAAAAGATGGGCGCCAAACTTGTTGATTTTGCCGGTTATGCCATGCCTGTGCAGTACCAGGGTATTCAGCAGGAACATCGGCGTGTGCGCAGTACGGTGGGACTTTTTGATGTTTCACACATGGGCGAGTTTTTTGTCTATGGCGAACAGGCATTCGAGTTTTTACAAAAATTAACCGTCAATGATGTCGGCAAGCTGTCCGTGTATCAGGCGCATTACACAGCCATGTGCTATCCGGATGGAGGAATTGTGGATGATCTGCTCGTTTACCGCGCTCCGGATCACTATGTCATGGTCGTCAATGCATCGAATATTGAAAAAGACTGGGAGTGGGCGGAAACCCATTTGTTACCGCAAGTTAAATTAACCAACAAGAGTGATGAATTGAGCCTGCTGGCCCTGCAGGGTCCGGAATCGGAAAAAGTGCTGCAGCCCCTGACAAAGCTTGATCTGTCCGAAATAAAATTTTACTGGTTCGATTATGCGACCGTAGCCGGTATCGATGTACTGGTATCGAAAACAGGTTATACCGGCGAACCCGGATTTGAACTGATGTTCCCGCGGGAACACTCTGAAACGGTCTGGAATGCTTTGATGGAGAGCGGCAAGCCTTATGATATTGCGCCCATCGGACTGGGCGCGCGCGATACACTGCGCCTTGAAATGAAAATGTGCCTGTACGGCAATGATATCGATCAGACCACCCATCCGCTGGAGGCCGGACTGGGTTGGATCACCAAACTGGATAAAGGAGACTTTATCGGACGGGATGCATTGCGGCGCGTAAAACAAGAGGGAATAACACGCAAACTGGTTGCTTTTGAATGCAAAGGAAAAGCATTTCCTCGTCCCGGCTATGATATAATCAAGGACGGCGACACTGTTGGATCGGTGACCAGCGGTACATTTTCTCCCATGCTGAAAAAGGGAATCGGAATGGGGTATGTACCTGCTGAATATGCAAAAGCGGGTACACCTCTGTCCATAAAGATCAGAAATAATCTCACGGATGCTGAAATTATAAAGCCTCCTTTTTATCAAAAGTGA
- a CDS encoding SLC13 family permease produces the protein MTFELIYTAALIVIMTICLIREVFEPDVIIFATLVLLALGGVVTVEDAVSGFSNTGMLTVALLFIVAAALKNTGVLNTLGDWLSQGDASLTRKLLHFLFPVSLLSAFFNNTPIVAMFIPAVRSWARKADLPVSKLMIPLSYAAILGGTCTLIGTSTTLLVHGLLIANGYPGFGFFEISRVSVPVALVALLFIIFVMRHLLPSRKETMVELGEHTREFVIEMKVEPEYRYTGHTIEQAGLRELKGLYLFQIERAGELLSFVGPREIIKSGDRLFFTGLPDTILELQQTKGLSVIQDHEFDLKHYDSDKLGIFEVVVSANSPLIGKSVKKSDFRSHYNAVILAIHRSGERILKKIGDIVLRTGDTLLILADHKFAEKWYHSKDFYLVSRKATTASKPRGYVWFSLSILGLMIVAMATGVIPILISVALAALALMISRTISMTDARNSIDWGVVIIIASAFGISKAVEQSGLDDMIADFLIGLVGNWGPVAILAAVYLLTSIYTEIITNNAAAALVFPVALSAAHQAGLEPRPFFIALAIAASASFATPIGYQTNLMVYGPGGYKFRDFIKVGLPMNLLVGILIVIMISLLYF, from the coding sequence ATGACTTTTGAGTTGATATATACAGCTGCTTTGATTGTAATCATGACGATTTGTTTGATCCGTGAGGTGTTTGAACCCGATGTGATCATATTTGCCACTCTTGTTTTATTGGCATTGGGCGGAGTGGTTACAGTAGAAGACGCTGTTTCGGGGTTTTCCAATACGGGCATGCTGACGGTTGCATTGTTATTTATAGTGGCCGCTGCACTCAAGAATACCGGTGTTCTCAATACCCTTGGTGATTGGCTGAGTCAAGGTGACGCCAGTTTGACTCGAAAATTGTTGCATTTTTTGTTTCCGGTTTCCCTGTTGTCTGCCTTTTTCAACAATACACCCATTGTGGCGATGTTTATTCCCGCGGTTCGTTCATGGGCACGGAAAGCGGATTTGCCCGTTTCCAAGCTCATGATTCCCTTGTCCTATGCCGCTATTTTAGGTGGAACCTGTACTTTGATCGGCACCAGTACCACATTATTGGTGCATGGATTGTTAATTGCCAATGGATATCCGGGATTCGGATTTTTTGAGATATCACGCGTCAGTGTTCCGGTTGCGCTTGTTGCGTTGCTTTTTATTATTTTTGTTATGCGCCATTTGCTGCCGTCGCGTAAAGAAACAATGGTTGAATTGGGTGAGCATACACGGGAATTTGTCATAGAAATGAAAGTAGAGCCTGAATATCGATACACAGGCCATACCATTGAACAGGCCGGCCTGCGTGAATTGAAAGGATTGTATTTGTTTCAAATTGAGAGGGCGGGTGAATTGCTGTCTTTTGTAGGTCCGCGGGAAATCATAAAGTCTGGCGATCGATTGTTTTTTACCGGCCTCCCGGATACCATTCTTGAACTTCAGCAAACCAAAGGTCTGTCTGTTATTCAAGACCATGAGTTTGACCTTAAACATTATGACTCTGATAAACTCGGTATATTTGAAGTGGTGGTATCCGCCAATTCTCCATTGATTGGAAAAAGTGTCAAAAAAAGTGACTTTCGTTCGCATTATAATGCTGTTATTTTGGCCATCCACCGAAGCGGAGAGCGGATTCTAAAAAAAATAGGCGATATTGTACTGCGCACCGGAGATACATTACTGATTTTGGCTGATCATAAATTTGCTGAAAAATGGTACCATTCCAAGGATTTTTATCTGGTGTCGCGTAAAGCAACGACAGCTTCCAAACCAAGAGGCTATGTCTGGTTTTCTCTGAGTATATTAGGTTTAATGATAGTTGCTATGGCCACCGGTGTTATACCGATTCTGATCAGCGTGGCGCTGGCGGCTTTGGCATTGATGATTTCACGAACGATCAGCATGACTGACGCCCGCAACAGCATTGACTGGGGTGTTGTCATTATCATTGCGTCTGCGTTTGGTATTTCAAAAGCAGTGGAACAATCAGGACTGGATGATATGATTGCGGATTTTTTAATCGGTCTGGTGGGTAATTGGGGACCTGTGGCTATCCTGGCCGCTGTTTATTTATTAACCAGTATTTATACTGAAATCATCACCAATAACGCGGCTGCGGCACTTGTATTTCCGGTGGCGCTGTCTGCGGCACACCAGGCCGGACTTGAACCGCGTCCTTTTTTTATTGCCCTGGCTATTGCGGCATCCGCCAGTTTCGCTACCCCAATCGGGTATCAAACGAACCTGATGGTCTATGGCCCCGGTGGGTACAAATTTAGAGACTTTATTAAAGTGGGCCTTCCTATGAATTTACTTGTAGGAATACTGATTGTTATTATGATTTCTTTGCTTTATTTTTAA